The segment TTTCAATTTCGTCAACCGAGACATCATTGCTCGTCTGTTTCAATTCAAAATGAAATTCGCCTTTGAGTTTTTGAAAGAGCCCCATTTCCGATCGGGAAAGTAACAGCGGGTTATTGGTTAACTTTTCGTCTAATTCAATGATGATTTTTAGAACGGTATTACGGGTATACGGTTTATTGCGTAATTCGATGGACGGAGCAATGACATTCTTCGCCTCGAGTTTTTCTATGAAATCATATACAAAATGATATAGTGGAAGATTGACTGACGGAGTGGTTTTACCGCTTTCTGAAATGATGTTTTCCTGACCTTGGCCTAACAGAGAAAGTGTGCAAAGAAACATCAAGAATCCGGATACAGACCGTTTAATTTTGAACAAGTAATTAACTCCTAAGAATTACTATCCGTTTTAACGCTTTGCGTTATTCTTTGAGAATCTTTTTGGAATTAAGCGCAACTAAACCATAAAGAATCCTGTGGCGTATCTATCACCGCTCCTGGAGCCCAATATGTTTTCCTATGGAAAAAAAATAGATTTTAAAGAATCACGGGAGCTTACAATTAAGCTGCCGACATCACCTAATATCCCTTCGTGTCCCACTTGAGCATTTGCCAGACTGTCATGAATATGATTTCAACATCAAGGGAAAAAGACCAGTTTTCTATATACCAAATATCATGATTAACGCGTTTTTGCATCAAATCCGGATCTTTAGTTTCTCCGCGAAACCCATTCACTTGCGCCCATCCGGTAATTCCCGGTTTCACAAGATGGCGCAGCATATAATTATCTATAATGTTTTTCGATTCCATATTAAGCGGCGTCGGATGCGGACGCGGACCGACAACGGACATTTGCCCTTTTAAAACATTCCAGAATTGCGGAAGTTCGTCCAAATTGGTCTTACGTAGAAATTTTCCAAGCGATGTGATACGCGGGTCGTTCTTAGTAGCCTGTTGGTATTTTCCTTCGCTGTTGGTATCCCGACTGTCTGAAACCATGGAGCGGAATTTGTAACAAGTAATTTTTTTGTTATTTCGCCCCCATCGCTCTTGTTTAAAAAATACCGGCCCCTTCGAAAACAACTTAATAACTATTGCAATTAACGGAACAAGCCATGAAAGAAAGAATACGATCATAACAAGCGAGAATAGGGCGTCGAACGCACGCTTTAAGACATACCAATGCATCTCGTCTAACTTATCTTTCCGAACTGAAATAACCGGAAACCGGTCAAACATGGTGATCTCAAACTTGTCGGAAATAAATCTGAAATAATCCGGAATGATCTTGACACGTGTGGTATGACTGGTACACGTTTTTATAACCTCGTCAATTTTTTCAACCGCATAAGCCGGCAACGCAATAATCACATCATCGACCGGGTGATCGGTAAGCATTTTTTCCAGTTGATCTATGGTTCCAAGATATTGGCCATTGAGCGATGTTTTGCTGTGATCATCCAAAAACCCGACAAGTCTGTAACCAAAATGCGGATTCGTAAGAATGGATTCATGAAAACTTTGTCCAACTTCTCCTGCGCCAATAATAAGAATATTTCTTAAATTTCTTCCGCGCTTTCGAAGCAGATACAAAAATCCTCTTAAAAGAAATCTTTCAAATGTCACAAGACTGAGCGACCCGATGGCGTACATTAAAACAAATGAGCGAGATAACGGATGGTTTTTCATTAAAAACAAGATCAGAATCGCCGCAATTACTTGTATTAGTACGTTCTTGATCAAACCGATAAATTCAATTCCAAAAGAACGGGAGCGGAATTCATCATACAAATTCGTTATACGCGCTGAAAAAAACCAGATAAGTATCAATGAAAAGGAAAGAAAATAGTCGCGAGT is part of the bacterium genome and harbors:
- a CDS encoding undecaprenyl-phosphate glucose phosphotransferase, which encodes MHIHRKSLYVFRFTADIAAILIAFISAANYFATRNAIELTTRDYFLSFSLILIWFFSARITNLYDEFRSRSFGIEFIGLIKNVLIQVIAAILILFLMKNHPLSRSFVLMYAIGSLSLVTFERFLLRGFLYLLRKRGRNLRNILIIGAGEVGQSFHESILTNPHFGYRLVGFLDDHSKTSLNGQYLGTIDQLEKMLTDHPVDDVIIALPAYAVEKIDEVIKTCTSHTTRVKIIPDYFRFISDKFEITMFDRFPVISVRKDKLDEMHWYVLKRAFDALFSLVMIVFFLSWLVPLIAIVIKLFSKGPVFFKQERWGRNNKKITCYKFRSMVSDSRDTNSEGKYQQATKNDPRITSLGKFLRKTNLDELPQFWNVLKGQMSVVGPRPHPTPLNMESKNIIDNYMLRHLVKPGITGWAQVNGFRGETKDPDLMQKRVNHDIWYIENWSFSLDVEIIFMTVWQMLKWDTKGY